The segment gacagagacgagctgctcctgttggatcttttgatagtggaatttacatagatgacattggagtaccaagaggggtgcctactgagtttaaagctagaaatcaggtagctgcaggattagaatcattcttttgcatacattgtacggttaacaaaaatgtggattggattaattatatatattataatcagcaacgttttattaattacactgttgatgcgatttctggattatcagaacaattggctaagacttcagagatggcatggcaaaacaggattgctctagacatgttgttggctgaaaaagggggtgtttgtgtacttttcaataatacatgttgtacgtacattcccaataatacagcgagtgatgggtcagtcactaaagcattatcaagcatgcgtactttgagattagaattgtctgaacattctggatttgatgattcaaaaggagtttggtcatggattgacggttcttgggaaatgtttggtaaatggaaggcagttcttctgtctgttttgtgtggaataggtgtcattttgttgatactattgtttttggcttgttgtctgtttccctgtgtaaggaagattgtggaaaagacaatggctaaatcatttgctgttcaaatgatgaactatagtcccttagaggattctgactgggttccaccatttaaggatgaagaggctactgtgagtgatatgtaattctcttgttatttttggggttatgttttgattaaagggggttactttatttacttgcctccatatctgtatggatgttttatatttttgtatgcttatgcttttgtatgcctttgttgtttaaaaagaaaaagtaaggaatgtgatggcattttttgatatagttactaagaatgtatttttaatagactgaggttgtgtttaaacaaatggatgttgcagttggtcttaaggtatttatggtgttgggttatgatgcctgattgagaagctaggggcacggaggttgggggatgtttgagttctgtggcctaaagggagatgggtcagttgatctagcagccctgaccttttggccgaggagattgtgtcctgtgtcctgtttgtgtttcattaagggtatctttactgtcctcatttagagaaagagtcgTGACATCattggggggttatattgtcttaactgtcactgagcagtgctgaccaatcacagagttcagaaaaaccatttgatctaaagtttatataaggcagggttttagggttgttctggatcactctggcgaacgacctgtggctagcacctccttcgttatgactgatcacaaagtactttgttaaatcatgatctgtataagcaaaattaatttattgtaaccaccatctcttgactattcaaatctacacagtgccgctagaatttctaccattacaggagtagcgtcacacatatgtgatcgttcgaaagcgggccccacagagtaccgtcacacatgtgtgattctgaacattccaaccgactattttctgatagacaaaaactatatgacaaacgctatagtatggcttcaaaatttacaattaggaggctaacaagtaacactagcaggtagtagcattgctacgagtattatgctaggtaacggaagctaactaaaactagctagcttccgttttggaaaaataactctggtggaagcgtcggtaatatttagaactcactccttaaaaggttaataatatcacctaatattgtacatttcacaattgtgtttcacatcacaaagtaaaatgagtaaatagttatcaccctggcctctttgcttatggcgtttctgcagctgccttgcagtaaagctatagttagcctagctatcccccaagttaacagatgcgaaactaatgttctgccaaaggtagtcacgcgtgttttcgtgacgttagtgacgtagtgacgttagtaacgtcagtgactgtggctagcaaattagccaccgttagcttcacttttcgccacaaaaacttaacttcagcctaaaccatgcaacggaacgtaaataaaaatacaagcaactcaatcgctaccaagacgaaacttttgacacctaggttgtctatgtaggccaaatattgacaaagatttaggggggcaaaaataaataataataaatatatatgtgagagaacaaaggttgtgctctcgccgaaggcttgagcacacccaataataatatatatgtgagagaacaaaggttgtgcccttgccgaaggcaaagcacaccaataatatatatgtgagagaacaaaggttgtgcccttgccgaaggcaaagcacacccaataaatatatatgtgagagaataaaggttgtgctctcgccgaaggcttgagcacacccaaatattgcaggggattttgccAAATTCTTATGGGCCGATACCCatacggttagctgtgttgctcattccatgaATGAATGATCCTTACAAggtgtacctcgttgtaaaggtgactaatcaggctttccaacgatataaaatacaataccaattggtattattaaaGGGGAGggataatcgaccgaaataacgtttccgaaccgagtttgtttttacattactaAGTAATACAATACAGATCTCTTTTTTTACAAAATAGTGATGAACTTTGCATCATAAGTATTGGATATTTCAATTGTAGCTCAGGCTCACATGGAACTCTACGTATTCCAATCTTATCTTACAGTAgtctacttaacccttgtgttatcttcgggtcattctgacccatcagtcattgtgacccaccgtcgtattgcgacaactttaccgcatacaaaaacaaagtgaagcattttattttaactgtcgggctatctcagaccccccacatcatgaaggttaaaagaaaatgctttttatttgtttttgtattgggtaaaattgggtaaacacaacgatggttcgttgtgaacctttgggtcatgtgacccgaaggcagcacaaggggtaAAACAGCTTTATAAGGAGTCGCCATTGCAAAATATGAGAATTCTCTCTTACGTGAGTAGTTAAAGGGGCAAGGTTCCTTCTCACTTTTAGGAATTTATTCTGTATATTTCACTCCCACTGAGGGTAGCTTGGTAAGTCTGTGTCTTTCACTGTAAGTCCAGGCAGAAGGGAGACAGCTAGCAACGACATAAGTGGTAGAACTATACAACAAAAGGATAAACATTTTGCAGAAAATGTAATAATGATCAGAAAGGGGTTTACAGATGTGTAAAGGAGCTGGTCATTAACTTGAGGACTGATCTAACTGTTTCATAAttttgaatgaatcatgatgaaAAAATGATGAGACAAAAAGAATTAATGAGACTATAAGCACACGTGCTAGCTTTATTAAAATACATAGAAAACTACTTTGTGGGTTTCTGTGAGGGTGTTTCTTTCATATCTCCTTAATTGCACATTGAATAACAGCACATATAGAAAGCAATTTTATTATACTTAGATATACTGTATACGcatagccgcgggaacatattttatcagcggggtgctgggggggcttAATGTTGCGGGGAGGTGTCGCGGTGATGGATTTTCAAGTCGTATCATTTTttattctcgtgctgtcagcagggggtgctgcagcaacCTCAGCACCCCTAGTTCTCGCGGCCATGAGTATACatatatacagctctggaaagaaTTAAgaaaccactgcacctttttctttcctttccaaatAATTAGATAAGGAaagttttgagtgaggaacaaaaGGGTCAAacttgcagtggcctcttaaattgaacccttctgttcctcacacaaaattgtccttctcaatgTTTTTGGAAAGGTGCAGTTGGctcttaatttacatttacatttagtaatttagcagacgctcttatccagagcgacttacagtaagtacagggacattctccccgcggcaagtagggtgaagtgccttgcccaaggacacaacgtaattttgcatggccgggaatcaaccaacaaccttctgattaatagcccgactccctaaccgctcagccatctgaccccaattCTTTCCAGAACTGTATATGCTGTATAAATATAGATATTTCTGATTCTAAAACCCAAATTTATGAAACAAGGTTTTATGACATGATAGCGAGGAACCCCTCTAGCCATGGAGTCTCAGGTAAATTATCAGCAGCAGTAACCTATATGCAACATAATGGAATATAAAACCATTTCCACCAGTTCAGACTGTCAATAAGAAAAAGCTTTGGGCTAAAAAAAATGGGGATGcgtgtttttttacatttttatttatttattgtacaGCGAGGTTGTGCAAAGGTTTGATTTTTAAGTGTAATTATTTACACTGAGTGCGATGCTAAGCAAAGTGTAGTCcaccaatgtgtgtgtttgtgtttctgtgtaaaaTCCTTTAAAATCCTCTAGTTTAAAAGCCAAGGCAAAAGGCAAGAATTAATTAGAATTTAAGTGGCCAGTGAGTTGGATGTTCTGCTACATATTCCACAGTGAGCAAGTGTCAATACCAACTGTACTCATTTCATGTCTCATCTACACATGAATGGGATTGGCATGGTCTTCTGTGACTGTGATTTGTGGATTTTCTATATTGCACTTTCAACATTGTAAAATACAGTACAATACTTTCAGTTCGCCATAcaccaagggcgtaggtttgttttcaaacgtgggtgggacagctttttttaaGAACTGAGGATGTGGCCgtaaaatataattttctttAAAAAAGTGAGGGGGACAGATTTGAAAAACGTTTTCACATACAATGAAACCTGTGCCCCTGACCAAGGAGATCTCCATTTAGTGTCACAATAGTATAAATTGTTACCTAACTAGCAAACACATGACCTACTAACCCACTGAAGTACCTAATTAACATATTTGCTGCTTAATGTTTTTCTCATAGTAGATTTTAGCACATCATCATTTATGTCTGACAGTAAGTATAGATATACTCTTTCTCATCAATATATATTCCAAATATTACTCTCACCCTGTGAGTTTCCACAAACTGTATACTATTTCTCAAAAAGATAAAACATAATGGTACAGTACATACTAAAAATGACGAAGCCTTATGAAAGTCAATGTTCTGGCATCCACTGCTCCTTACGTTTCGCTGTCTCACCATTTTTATGCTATGGTGATAATACTGGTCCATAAGCTCCCTAAATATCCACTACAAGGTTGCCACATCCCTTGTAAACATGGAATGGAGCAgttgcattgcaatattttctgtAGATAGATCATTGCACTTCCcataaaaaatgtaaacaatAAATACGTTATTGATTATGTGAGCACCTGTCTTGGCTTACCCTATACTGCAACCTATTATAGCTGTTACTAACTACCAACCCCTACGGTTAAGGTATTTACTGGATGAGCAAGGTTTTAATTGGGCGGGTTAGAGAGCTCATATTTGTGGTAGACATACGGACTTGAGGGCTGACGCTCTTGGTGGGCAGGCTGCTAGAAGTTCCCATGGACTCCTCTGCTGCACGTAAGAGTAGAGTGTAGTTTATGGCCACCTCCTCCACTTTCCGGAGCAGCTGCAGCCGCTGCGCCTCAGAGCGCAACCCTCCCACCAATTTTATAAAGGTCTGGGTGAGGTCACACAGGACTTGGAAACTAGCAGTAACAGCGTTCAGCATCCTCGAGGGGCTCTTCTCCACGCTTGCCACACGACGGCACGATGCCCGGAACTCCTTGAAGCGTACTGCCAGCTCTTGCTTGTACTCGCCAATACGAGATGGCTGGATGCGGTTGTCCACTTCCACTTGGGGGCTGTTGGCGCACTGGCGTAGGATGGAGAGCAGCTCGTTTGCGTCCAGCTGGGCATTGAGGAAGCCATCGGGCAGGGTGAAGTTCTTCCCCTGCAGTGCCTCCACCCTTGCCAAGCTACTCTCCAGTGTTCCACAAGCCCTCAGGTCTATCTCCTGAGTCTggggctcttcctcctcctcctcctcttctgcctcaTCCCCACTGCAATCCTCTGCATTAAGCACTTGCAAGGTCTTGCTTACCACAGGCAGGGTGTCAGAGTCCATCTGCATGCCTGGCAGTACCTTAAGAGGGATGGAGTAGGACAGCTCATCCTTCTCACTGCTCTCATCTGCCGCTTCACACTTCCTGTAGCAGAAGCAGAAGGAACAGCATTTCTCCCGATCATCGTTGTCCTCGCATGGTATGTTCAGAAGCACCTCcgtgcccccctctccttctctctccctcagcatcTCTTCTCCTTGTATGAAGAACACCCCCTTCTTTCCCTTACAATCTACCTGCTGGGACTGAGTGTGGACTGGTTGTACAGGAGTAGGAAGCCTCAATCCTCCCATGGCCctaactctctccatctctttctccaggCTTTTGATTTTGGGTTTCACCTCTGCATAAAGTGGCATGCTGTCACTGTTTTCAACTTCTCCAATGCTATATCTCCTCTTGAGCTTTGTGTACTGGGGGGCTCCTATGCACTCTGAGCGAGAAGAGCATGTCGGCAGACAAGAGGCCTGCTCCCCTCGAAGCTCCCTGGACTCAAGGCTGGTGGAGCGGATGCGAGTGGTCTTGATCTCTAGGGTCTGGGGTTTCCTCGAGGTGCCAAGGATGTCAGGGGATTTGGTGACAGCTGGTGGAATTTTGGAgttgttcctctctctgccccggtGCTGCTGAGGTTCTGCAGTGGAGCCTACTGGTGTGTCAGGGAGGCGCATGCCTCGACACAACCTTTTACAATCACAGCTGCGTCGCTGCTCCCTAGAGATGCCAGGGGCCTTCAGGACAGGACTTGTGCGGAGCTGGCATGCGCAAGGGATCCCAGAGGCGACTGGAGATGAGCCCTGGGGCAAATACTCTCCTTGGGAAGACTTTGGCTTTAGCAGCTCCTCAAGGAACTCCAGCTCATATTGCCGAACCTTCTGAAGCTGGGCCCGCCGttcatctgtctcccttcgCATCCTTGCTGGGAAGGTAGCCGAAAGCAAATTCCTAAAGCTTAGGAACGGGGCACTACGCTGGGCTTTTCCCTTACCCCCATCTTGCTTCTTAGTGTCAGCGGCGGGGAGGGTGGACACCTTATCTACTGAATGGCTGGCATGGATGGGATCCACCAGGAGGGGTAATGACTTGGGAGTGCATTTCTGCTGCTCGGTGGGAGCTTTATTCTGAGAGCTTTCTGCCTTGTTGTCTGCTGCTTCCTTTTTATCTGTTTTCTGAGACAAGTGGGGGGAGTGCTTGGTTTGGACTTGAGGGCTGGCATTAGCCAGAGTGGGGTCAATTATATCTGCTCTCACTGCGTTCTCTTTACTGCCAGCCAGTGGCAACCCCTTGGCTCTTAGACACTCATCATCAGTGGGGGAAGATGAATGAAACAAGATCACTTTCTGGGTCTGAGGTTCCTTTAATCGTAGTTGGGAACCCGGCTCCGCAAGCACAGGGCATGTGCAGAACAGGTCTTCGACTTGAAGTAGGTCTTTGGAGCTGGGAGGCTTTGTGGTCTCATTAGAGGCAGATTCGGCATCTTGGCACATGTTTGTGGGGCAAATCTTGGCAGAGGATGTTCTGTCCACAGACAGGATGATAGGTAAGGCTTTGCTGGTGGGATCAGGGCCAGGAGGTGACACTGTTTTTCCCCTGGCTCCTACAGCAGAGAGATTTAGGCTCAGTTTCCCCCCTGCAGAAAATGACAACTTCTGCTTTTTACTTACTGGGAGGGTCTGAGCCTTGGCTGGGTCTGATGCCTTCAGCTCCACAAGTAACTTAATAGGAGGGTTAGGGCTGCTGACTTTGCTGGGCTC is part of the Osmerus eperlanus chromosome 13, fOsmEpe2.1, whole genome shotgun sequence genome and harbors:
- the frmpd3 gene encoding FERM and PDZ domain-containing protein 3 isoform X4 → MLKDDSLLLIPNVLKVFLENGQIKSFTFDSRTTVRDVISSLQDRLTLRYIEHFALVLESGGLDQNQRLHLLLENQPLSHVVHRTYFQGMKCLFRICFFPKDPADLLRRDPAAFEYLYIQSRNDVIKERFGMDWKSDITLRLAALHIYITVSSARPNQKISLKHVEKEWGLEPFLPLTLLPTVKEKNVCKTLSQLLKTYQHPPPSGNKVPPLQGKLQYMRVLNDLPPFGGLLFYTVGLDEKQSATTLLVGPRHGISHVIDLKNNLTTVLTEFSRVTKVQLYRENQGVARVEVAIHEAKPLVLLMEWPDASNFACLISGYYKLFVDPKKTIYFRTPGQSYMIKADYRSSHHAHPRSGALSGSSSSGGRRPEERDHRDAGGSQRVVAPVEPQHLGLCHIHLREHQQLQQLQTQTETELDINQNLISQNPPPLPGRPRTKSDPTLKSTEAIAEGPESPTVENVGFRTRAHTLSQSQKATRFFCDSCKARLKVEDMTMIGSGGSRKHCSSTCASRDGGGAVDLMALPPPGGNEAEDEEEANDEVEKLQPPTPGIAAPPPGFRDNSSDEDDAKRGKKIGIASTNSPSVAATGQVAQGAQMAQISQMQRACNQPQQDVPVTLIDNVTTRTVRDHAQELDDALVSTLQALEALAASEDYPHHHQQPTQTAGLIVLAAITPESSLDSGHETNSSELTDVSEMVSAMKQHQNQAYLLAHHINKERVFSRRDFPLAIPSCTTQTLGGGAFSMGQIRAGCPAKEVILRKTVPLKTSLEQETATAQGNLASDQEGLKTSPEPASGMQKTDQKAKPEPSKVSSPNPPIKLLVELKASDPAKAQTLPVSKKQKLSFSAGGKLSLNLSAVGARGKTVSPPGPDPTSKALPIILSVDRTSSAKICPTNMCQDAESASNETTKPPSSKDLLQVEDLFCTCPVLAEPGSQLRLKEPQTQKVILFHSSSPTDDECLRAKGLPLAGSKENAVRADIIDPTLANASPQVQTKHSPHLSQKTDKKEAADNKAESSQNKAPTEQQKCTPKSLPLLVDPIHASHSVDKVSTLPAADTKKQDGGKGKAQRSAPFLSFRNLLSATFPARMRRETDERRAQLQKVRQYELEFLEELLKPKSSQGEYLPQGSSPVASGIPCACQLRTSPVLKAPGISREQRRSCDCKRLCRGMRLPDTPVGSTAEPQQHRGRERNNSKIPPAVTKSPDILGTSRKPQTLEIKTTRIRSTSLESRELRGEQASCLPTCSSRSECIGAPQYTKLKRRYSIGEVENSDSMPLYAEVKPKIKSLEKEMERVRAMGGLRLPTPVQPVHTQSQQVDCKGKKGVFFIQGEEMLREREGEGGTEVLLNIPCEDNDDREKCCSFCFCYRKCEAADESSEKDELSYSIPLKVLPGMQMDSDTLPVVSKTLQVLNAEDCSGDEAEEEEEEEEPQTQEIDLRACGTLESSLARVEALQGKNFTLPDGFLNAQLDANELLSILRQCANSPQVEVDNRIQPSRIGEYKQELAVRFKEFRASCRRVASVEKSPSRMLNAVTASFQVLCDLTQTFIKLVGGLRSEAQRLQLLRKVEEVAINYTLLLRAAEESMGTSSSLPTKSVSPQVRMSTTNMSSLTRPIKTLLIQ